Proteins encoded by one window of Mycolicibacterium cosmeticum:
- a CDS encoding type I polyketide synthase has protein sequence MTINEHDRVAANGKSGLGGAPLSGAHALVDLLNAGEPYAVAFGGQGASWLESLEELVSSAGIESELSELVTEAAMMLEPVARELVVVRPIGFEPLQWVRALAAEEPLPAAKQLTTAAISGPGILLTQIAAIRALTRQGLDLYGTPPVAMAGHSQGILGVESLKAKGARDAELLALLQLIGAAGSLMSRRRGMVGRGDKSPMVSVTNVDPDRIAELLEEFSQDVRTVLPPVLSIRNGRRAVVITGTPEQLGRFELYCSKITEKEEAERKNKLRGGAVFSPVFNPVQVEVGFHTPRLADGVALVDSWAAKVGIDAELAHEMTESIFVKPIDWVSDVEGLARAGARWIIDLGPADTVTRLTAPVIRGLGIGIVPAATRAGQRSLFTVGAVPEVPAPWTSYAPSTVTLPDGSVKLSTKFTRLTGRSPILLAGMTPTTVDAKIVAAAANAGHWAELAGGGQVTEEIFENRIAELTQLLEPGRAIQFNSLFLDPYLWKLQLGGRRLVQRARQAGAPIDGVIVTAGIPELDEAVALIDELNGIGITHVVFKPGTVDQIKSVIKIAAEVPGKDVIAHIEGGRAGGHHSWEDLDDLLLATYADLRKLSNITICVGGGIGTPERAAEYLSGRWSQEYGFPLMPVDGILVGTAAMATLEATTSPQVKQLLVDTNGTDIWVGAGKAQGGMASGRSQLGADIHEIDNTASRCGRLLDEVAGDADAVAERRDEIIAAMADTAKPYFGDVSDMTYLQWLDRYVELAIGDGNSTADTKRDDSPWLDITWRDRFEGMLKRAEARLHPQDSGPIETLFDSGSEGAALLEDPAAARAALLSRYPDAETIKLHPADVPFFITLCKTPGKPVNFVPVIDKDVRRWWRSDSLWQAHDARYSADQVCIIPGTQAVAGITRVDEPVGELLDRFEQAAIDEVLASGADSVPVVSRRQARADVTGPIAVVLDSPDVLWAGRTAINPVHRIGAPSEWQVNENRSAVHPSTGSRLELTEEGVTLSVPLSDIWIEIKLTLPAATVNGGMPVVTTEDAAAAMRAVLAIAAGVDGAESLPPVSDNTATLTVDWDPEEVADHTGVTATFGAPLAPGLTLVPDALVGHTWPAVFATIGSALTAEGFPVVEGLLSLVHLDHAAHLLAPMPKTAAELTVTATASPASDTEYGRVVPVSVTIADADGTVLATLEERFAIRGRNGSAELADPPRAGGAITDNATDTPRRRRRDVTVTAPTDMSAFAVVSGDHNPIHTDRAAALLAGLKGPIVHGMWLSAAAQHVVTATDGRATPPARLVGWTSRFLGMVLPGDEIDFRVDRVGIDRGAEIIEVTAKVAGDLVMSATAQLAAPKTVYAFPGQGIQHKGMGMEVRARSKAARKIWDSADKFTRDTLGFSVLHVVRDNPTSLIASGVHYHHPEGVLYLTQFTQVAMATVAAAQVAEMREQGAFVEGAIACGHSVGEYTALACVSGVYKLEALLEVVFHRGSKMHDIVPRDEKGRSNYRLAAIRPSQIDLDDNDVTDFVAQIAANTGEFLQIVNFNLRGSQYAIAGTVRGLEALEEEIERRREISGGKRSFILVPGIDVPFHSEVLRVGVADFRRALERVMPEGQDPALIVGRYIPNLVPRPFTLDRDFIQEIRDLVPAEPLDEVLADYDTWRNEKPEALCRKIVIELLAWQFASPVRWIETQDLLFIEEAAGGLGVERFVEIGVKTAPTVAGLATNTLKLPEYSHNTTEVLNAERDAAVLFATDTDPEPEPEVEEAPAAPSAEAAPAAAPAAPAPAAAPSGGPRPDDIAYDAADATLSLIALSAKMRVDQIEPLDSIESITDGASSRRNQLLVDLGSELNLGAIDGAAEADLSGLKSQVTKLARTYKPFGPVLSDAINDQLRTVFGPSGKRPAYITERVTKTWELGPGWAKHVTAEVALGTREGSSVRGGSLGGLHDGALSDAASVDRVIDAAVAAVGARKGISVSMPSSGAAGGGVVDSAALTEFAEQVTGPNGVLASAARLVLSELGLDSPAPQETVSDSELIDLVTAELGSDWPRLVAPVFDARKAVVFDDRWASAREDLAKLWLLDESEIDEDWERLSQRFEGAGNVVGTQATWWQGKALAAGRNIHAALYGRAAAGAENPEKGGYANEVAVVTGASKGSIAASVVAQLLEGGATVVATTSKLDDDRLAFYRTLYRDHARFGATLWVVPANMASYSDIDALVEWVGNEQTENLGPKAIHLKDAQTPTLLFPFAAPRVAGDLSEAGARSEMEMKVLLWAVQRLIGGLSHLGAERDIASRLHVVLPGSPNRGMFGGDGAYGESKSALDAVVARWKAESSWSQRVSLAHALIGWTKGTGLMGHNDAIVGAVEEAGVTTYTTAEMASMLLALCDVESKVAAAREPIKVDLTGGLGDVQLDMAELAAKAREEMLSESASDDDGDDADGTGTIAALPSPPRGYQAAPPPEWADLDIDPADMVVIVGGAELGPYGSSRTRFEMEVSGQLSAAGVLELAWTTGLVKWEDDPKPGWYDTATGDLVDEGELVERYHDAVVERVGIREWVDDGAIDPDHASPLLVSVFLDKDFTFVVSSEADARAFVEFDPEHTVIAPVPDSSDWQVTRKAGTEIRVPRKVKLSRTVGAQIPTGFDPQVYGVSPDMASSIDRLALWNLVTTVDAFLSAGFSPAELMRWVHPSQVASTQGTGMGGMTSMQTMYHGNLLGRSKPNDILQEVLPNVFAGHVVQSYIGSYGSMIHPVAACATAAVSVEEGVDKIKLGKADFVVAGGYDDLTLEAIIGFGDMSATADTEMMRAKGISDSKFSRANDRRRLGFVESQGGGTILLTRGDLAVQMGLPVLAVVAYASSFGDGVHTSIPAPGLGALSAGRGGRESRLARELGKLGVGPDDIAVVSKHDTSTLANDPNETELHERLAASMGRSKGAPLFVVSQKSLTGHSKGGAAAFQLMGLCQILRDGVIPPNRSLDCVDDELDHAQHFVWVREALHFGDKFPLKAGLVTSLGFGHVSGLVALVHPQALIAALPADQRADYQERANARVLAGQRKLASAIAGGPALYEKPADRRFGGDTAEKPQEAAMLLDPAARLGVDGHYSK, from the coding sequence GTGACGATCAACGAACACGACAGGGTGGCGGCCAACGGTAAGAGTGGCCTCGGGGGAGCTCCACTGTCGGGTGCGCACGCGCTCGTCGACCTGCTGAACGCCGGCGAGCCCTATGCCGTCGCATTCGGCGGCCAGGGCGCTTCCTGGCTGGAGAGCCTGGAAGAACTGGTCAGCTCGGCCGGCATCGAATCGGAACTGAGCGAGCTGGTCACCGAGGCGGCCATGATGTTGGAGCCGGTGGCCCGCGAACTCGTCGTGGTCCGCCCGATCGGTTTCGAGCCGCTGCAGTGGGTGCGCGCGCTGGCCGCCGAGGAGCCGCTGCCCGCCGCCAAACAGCTCACCACCGCCGCCATCTCCGGGCCGGGCATCCTGCTCACCCAGATCGCCGCCATCCGCGCGCTGACCCGGCAGGGCCTCGACCTCTACGGCACCCCGCCGGTCGCCATGGCCGGCCACTCCCAGGGCATCCTCGGCGTCGAATCGCTGAAGGCCAAGGGCGCCCGCGATGCCGAACTGCTGGCGCTGCTGCAGCTGATCGGTGCCGCCGGCTCGCTGATGTCGCGCCGCCGCGGCATGGTGGGCCGCGGCGACAAGTCGCCGATGGTGTCGGTGACCAACGTCGACCCCGACCGCATCGCCGAACTGCTCGAAGAGTTCTCCCAGGACGTGCGCACCGTGCTGCCGCCGGTCCTGTCCATCCGCAACGGCCGCCGCGCCGTCGTCATCACCGGCACCCCCGAACAGCTGGGCCGGTTCGAGCTGTACTGCTCCAAGATCACCGAGAAGGAAGAGGCCGAGCGCAAGAACAAGCTGCGCGGCGGTGCGGTGTTCTCACCCGTCTTCAACCCGGTGCAGGTCGAGGTGGGCTTCCACACGCCGCGGTTGGCCGACGGCGTCGCGCTCGTCGACAGCTGGGCGGCCAAGGTCGGCATCGACGCCGAGCTCGCCCACGAGATGACCGAATCCATCTTCGTCAAGCCCATCGACTGGGTCAGCGACGTCGAGGGCCTGGCGCGGGCCGGCGCCCGCTGGATCATCGACCTCGGCCCGGCCGACACCGTCACCCGCCTGACCGCTCCCGTGATCCGCGGTCTGGGCATCGGCATCGTCCCGGCCGCCACCCGCGCCGGGCAGCGCAGCCTGTTCACCGTCGGTGCGGTGCCCGAGGTTCCGGCCCCGTGGACCAGCTACGCCCCGTCGACCGTCACGCTGCCCGACGGCTCGGTGAAGCTGTCCACCAAGTTCACCCGCCTCACCGGCCGCTCGCCGATCCTGCTGGCCGGGATGACCCCGACCACGGTCGACGCCAAGATCGTCGCCGCGGCGGCCAACGCCGGCCACTGGGCCGAGCTGGCCGGCGGTGGTCAGGTCACCGAGGAGATCTTCGAGAACCGGATCGCCGAGCTGACCCAGCTGCTGGAGCCCGGCCGCGCCATCCAGTTCAACTCGCTGTTCCTGGATCCCTATTTGTGGAAGCTGCAGCTGGGCGGTCGCCGCCTGGTGCAGCGCGCCCGCCAGGCCGGCGCGCCGATCGACGGTGTGATCGTCACCGCCGGCATCCCGGAACTGGACGAGGCCGTCGCGCTGATCGACGAACTCAACGGCATCGGGATCACCCACGTGGTGTTCAAGCCCGGCACCGTCGACCAGATCAAGTCGGTCATCAAGATCGCCGCCGAGGTGCCCGGCAAGGACGTCATCGCCCATATCGAGGGCGGCCGCGCCGGCGGTCACCACTCGTGGGAGGACCTCGACGACCTGCTGCTGGCGACCTACGCCGATCTGCGCAAGCTGTCCAACATCACCATCTGCGTCGGTGGCGGTATCGGCACCCCGGAGCGGGCGGCGGAGTACCTGTCCGGCCGGTGGTCGCAGGAGTACGGCTTCCCGCTGATGCCGGTGGACGGCATCCTGGTGGGTACCGCCGCGATGGCCACGCTGGAGGCCACCACCTCCCCGCAGGTCAAGCAGCTGCTGGTGGACACCAACGGCACCGATATCTGGGTGGGTGCCGGAAAAGCCCAGGGCGGCATGGCTTCCGGGCGCAGCCAGCTGGGCGCCGACATCCACGAGATCGACAACACCGCCTCCCGCTGCGGCCGGTTGCTCGACGAGGTCGCCGGTGACGCCGACGCGGTCGCCGAGCGGCGCGACGAGATCATCGCCGCGATGGCCGACACCGCCAAGCCCTACTTCGGCGATGTGTCGGACATGACGTATCTGCAGTGGCTGGACCGCTACGTCGAATTGGCCATCGGTGACGGCAATTCCACCGCCGACACCAAGCGCGACGATTCGCCGTGGCTGGACATCACCTGGCGCGACCGCTTCGAAGGCATGCTCAAGCGCGCCGAGGCCCGCCTGCACCCGCAGGACTCCGGCCCGATCGAGACCCTGTTCGACTCGGGCTCCGAAGGTGCCGCCCTGCTGGAGGATCCGGCCGCCGCGCGCGCTGCGCTGCTGTCGCGCTACCCCGACGCCGAGACCATCAAGCTGCACCCGGCCGACGTGCCGTTCTTCATCACGCTGTGCAAGACGCCGGGCAAGCCGGTCAACTTCGTGCCCGTCATCGACAAGGATGTGCGGCGCTGGTGGCGCAGCGACTCCCTGTGGCAGGCCCACGACGCCCGCTACAGCGCCGACCAGGTCTGCATCATCCCGGGCACCCAGGCCGTCGCCGGGATCACCCGGGTGGACGAGCCGGTCGGTGAGCTGCTGGATCGCTTCGAGCAGGCCGCCATCGACGAGGTGCTCGCCTCCGGTGCCGACTCGGTGCCCGTGGTGTCGCGCCGGCAGGCCCGCGCCGACGTCACCGGTCCGATCGCGGTGGTGCTGGATTCGCCCGACGTACTGTGGGCCGGGCGCACCGCCATCAACCCGGTGCACCGGATCGGCGCCCCGAGCGAATGGCAGGTCAACGAGAACCGTTCCGCGGTGCACCCGTCCACCGGCTCGCGCCTGGAGCTCACCGAGGAGGGCGTCACGCTGAGCGTGCCGCTCTCGGACATCTGGATCGAGATCAAGCTGACGCTGCCGGCCGCCACGGTCAACGGCGGCATGCCGGTGGTCACCACCGAGGACGCCGCGGCCGCCATGCGGGCCGTGCTGGCCATCGCCGCCGGCGTGGACGGCGCGGAATCGCTTCCGCCGGTGAGTGACAACACGGCCACGCTGACCGTCGACTGGGATCCCGAAGAGGTCGCCGACCACACCGGTGTGACCGCCACCTTCGGCGCCCCGCTGGCCCCCGGCCTGACCCTGGTGCCCGACGCCCTGGTCGGCCACACCTGGCCGGCGGTGTTCGCCACCATCGGATCGGCCCTCACCGCCGAGGGATTCCCCGTCGTCGAGGGTCTGCTCAGCCTGGTGCACCTGGACCACGCCGCGCACCTGCTGGCCCCGATGCCCAAGACAGCGGCCGAATTGACCGTCACCGCAACGGCTTCGCCGGCCAGTGACACCGAGTACGGCCGCGTCGTGCCGGTATCGGTCACCATCGCCGATGCCGACGGCACCGTACTGGCCACCCTCGAGGAGCGGTTCGCCATCCGCGGGCGCAACGGTTCGGCCGAGCTGGCCGACCCGCCGCGCGCCGGCGGTGCGATCACAGACAACGCCACCGACACCCCGCGTCGCCGTCGGCGCGATGTCACCGTCACCGCGCCGACCGACATGAGCGCGTTCGCGGTGGTCTCCGGTGACCACAACCCGATCCACACCGACCGGGCCGCCGCCCTGCTGGCCGGGCTGAAAGGCCCGATCGTGCACGGCATGTGGCTCTCGGCCGCCGCGCAGCACGTGGTCACCGCCACCGACGGCCGGGCCACCCCGCCGGCCCGGCTGGTCGGCTGGACCTCGCGCTTCCTGGGCATGGTGTTGCCGGGCGACGAGATCGACTTCCGCGTCGACCGCGTCGGCATCGACCGCGGCGCCGAGATCATCGAGGTCACCGCGAAGGTCGCCGGCGACCTGGTGATGTCGGCGACCGCGCAGCTGGCCGCCCCGAAGACGGTGTACGCCTTCCCCGGTCAGGGCATCCAGCACAAGGGCATGGGCATGGAGGTGCGCGCCCGGTCCAAGGCCGCCCGCAAGATCTGGGATTCCGCGGACAAGTTCACCCGCGACACCCTGGGCTTCTCGGTGCTGCACGTGGTGCGGGACAACCCGACCAGCCTGATCGCCTCCGGCGTGCACTACCACCACCCCGAGGGCGTGCTCTACCTGACGCAGTTCACCCAGGTCGCCATGGCCACGGTGGCCGCGGCCCAGGTCGCCGAGATGCGTGAGCAGGGTGCGTTCGTCGAGGGCGCCATCGCCTGCGGCCACTCCGTCGGCGAATACACCGCGCTGGCCTGTGTTTCCGGTGTCTACAAGCTGGAGGCGCTGCTGGAGGTGGTGTTCCACCGTGGCAGCAAGATGCACGACATCGTGCCGCGCGACGAGAAGGGCCGGTCCAACTACCGGCTGGCCGCCATCCGGCCCTCGCAGATCGACCTCGATGACAACGACGTCACCGACTTCGTCGCTCAAATCGCGGCGAATACCGGTGAGTTCTTACAGATCGTGAACTTCAACCTGCGCGGTTCGCAGTACGCGATCGCCGGTACCGTGCGCGGTCTGGAGGCGCTGGAGGAGGAGATCGAGCGGCGCCGCGAGATCAGCGGCGGCAAGCGCTCGTTCATCCTGGTGCCCGGCATCGACGTGCCGTTCCACTCCGAGGTGCTGCGGGTCGGTGTCGCCGACTTCCGTCGCGCGCTGGAGCGGGTCATGCCCGAGGGCCAGGATCCGGCGCTGATCGTCGGCCGCTACATCCCCAACCTGGTGCCGCGGCCGTTCACCCTGGACCGCGACTTCATCCAGGAGATCCGCGATCTGGTGCCCGCCGAGCCGCTCGACGAGGTGCTCGCCGACTACGACACCTGGCGCAACGAGAAGCCGGAAGCCTTGTGCCGCAAGATCGTCATCGAGTTGCTGGCCTGGCAGTTCGCCAGCCCGGTGCGCTGGATCGAGACCCAGGACCTGCTGTTCATCGAAGAAGCAGCGGGAGGCCTCGGCGTCGAGCGGTTCGTCGAGATCGGCGTGAAGACCGCACCGACGGTCGCCGGCCTGGCCACCAACACGCTGAAGCTGCCGGAGTACTCGCACAACACCACCGAGGTGCTCAACGCCGAGCGCGACGCCGCGGTGCTGTTCGCGACGGACACCGATCCGGAGCCCGAGCCCGAGGTCGAAGAGGCTCCCGCCGCGCCGTCGGCCGAAGCCGCTCCGGCCGCCGCCCCCGCCGCTCCGGCTCCGGCCGCCGCGCCGTCCGGTGGCCCGCGCCCCGACGACATCGCCTACGACGCCGCGGATGCGACCCTGTCGCTGATCGCGCTGTCGGCGAAGATGCGGGTGGACCAGATCGAGCCGCTGGACTCCATCGAGTCGATCACCGACGGTGCGTCCTCGCGGCGTAACCAGCTGTTGGTGGACCTCGGCTCCGAGCTGAACCTGGGTGCCATCGACGGTGCCGCCGAGGCGGACCTGTCCGGGCTGAAGTCTCAGGTGACCAAGCTGGCCCGCACCTACAAGCCGTTCGGCCCGGTGCTCTCGGATGCCATCAACGATCAGCTGCGCACCGTGTTCGGCCCGTCGGGCAAGCGCCCGGCTTACATCACCGAACGCGTCACCAAGACATGGGAACTCGGACCCGGCTGGGCCAAGCACGTCACCGCCGAGGTGGCGCTGGGCACCCGTGAGGGCTCCAGTGTCCGCGGTGGCAGCCTGGGTGGCCTGCACGACGGCGCGCTGTCGGACGCCGCCTCGGTGGACAGGGTGATCGACGCCGCGGTCGCGGCAGTCGGTGCACGCAAGGGCATTTCGGTGTCGATGCCGTCCTCCGGTGCCGCCGGTGGCGGTGTGGTGGACTCCGCCGCGCTGACCGAGTTCGCCGAGCAGGTGACCGGACCCAACGGTGTGCTGGCCTCGGCCGCCCGGCTGGTGCTCTCCGAACTGGGCCTCGACAGCCCCGCACCCCAGGAGACGGTCAGCGATTCCGAGCTGATCGACCTGGTGACCGCCGAACTCGGTTCGGATTGGCCGCGTCTGGTGGCGCCGGTGTTCGACGCCCGCAAGGCCGTGGTGTTCGACGACCGGTGGGCCAGCGCCCGCGAGGATCTGGCCAAGCTGTGGCTGCTCGACGAGAGTGAGATCGACGAGGACTGGGAGCGGCTGTCGCAGCGCTTCGAGGGTGCCGGCAATGTGGTGGGTACGCAGGCCACCTGGTGGCAGGGTAAGGCCCTGGCCGCCGGCCGCAACATCCACGCCGCGCTGTACGGGCGGGCCGCCGCCGGTGCCGAGAATCCCGAGAAGGGTGGCTACGCCAACGAAGTCGCGGTGGTGACCGGTGCCTCGAAGGGCTCCATCGCCGCCTCGGTGGTGGCGCAGCTGCTCGAAGGCGGGGCGACGGTCGTCGCGACGACGTCCAAGCTCGACGACGACCGGCTGGCGTTCTACCGCACGCTGTACCGCGACCATGCCCGCTTCGGCGCCACCTTGTGGGTCGTCCCGGCGAACATGGCCTCCTACAGCGATATCGACGCCCTCGTCGAGTGGGTCGGTAACGAGCAGACCGAGAACCTCGGCCCCAAGGCGATCCACCTCAAGGACGCGCAGACCCCGACGCTGCTGTTCCCGTTCGCCGCGCCGCGCGTGGCCGGGGACCTGTCGGAGGCCGGTGCGCGCTCCGAGATGGAGATGAAGGTGCTGCTGTGGGCCGTGCAGCGGCTCATCGGTGGGCTCTCGCACCTGGGCGCCGAGCGGGACATCGCCTCGCGCCTGCACGTGGTGCTTCCGGGCTCGCCCAACCGCGGCATGTTCGGCGGTGACGGCGCCTACGGCGAGTCGAAGTCCGCGCTGGACGCCGTCGTCGCCCGCTGGAAGGCCGAATCGTCGTGGTCGCAACGGGTTTCGTTGGCACACGCGCTGATCGGCTGGACCAAGGGCACCGGGCTGATGGGCCACAACGACGCCATCGTCGGGGCGGTCGAGGAAGCCGGTGTCACCACCTACACCACCGCCGAGATGGCGTCGATGCTGCTGGCGCTGTGCGATGTCGAGTCCAAGGTGGCCGCGGCGCGTGAGCCGATCAAGGTCGACCTGACCGGTGGGCTGGGCGACGTCCAGCTGGACATGGCCGAGCTGGCCGCCAAGGCCCGCGAGGAGATGCTGTCGGAGTCCGCTTCCGACGATGACGGTGACGACGCAGACGGCACCGGCACCATCGCCGCGCTGCCGTCGCCGCCGCGCGGTTACCAGGCGGCCCCGCCGCCGGAGTGGGCCGACCTCGACATCGACCCCGCCGACATGGTGGTCATCGTCGGTGGCGCCGAGCTCGGGCCGTACGGTTCCTCGCGCACCCGTTTCGAGATGGAGGTCTCCGGGCAGCTGTCCGCCGCGGGCGTGCTGGAGCTGGCCTGGACCACCGGCCTGGTGAAGTGGGAGGACGACCCGAAGCCGGGTTGGTACGACACCGCCACCGGTGACCTGGTCGACGAGGGCGAACTGGTCGAGCGCTACCACGACGCGGTGGTGGAGCGGGTCGGCATCCGCGAGTGGGTGGACGACGGCGCGATCGACCCCGATCACGCGTCGCCGCTGCTGGTTTCGGTGTTCCTGGACAAGGACTTCACCTTCGTGGTGTCGTCGGAGGCCGATGCCCGGGCGTTCGTCGAGTTCGATCCCGAGCACACCGTCATCGCGCCGGTGCCCGACAGCTCCGACTGGCAGGTCACCCGCAAGGCCGGCACCGAGATCCGGGTGCCGCGCAAGGTGAAGCTGTCCCGGACCGTCGGCGCGCAGATCCCGACCGGATTCGATCCGCAGGTCTACGGCGTCTCGCCGGACATGGCCAGCTCCATCGACCGGTTGGCGCTGTGGAACCTGGTGACCACCGTCGACGCGTTCCTGTCGGCCGGCTTCAGCCCGGCCGAGCTGATGCGCTGGGTGCATCCCAGCCAGGTGGCCAGCACGCAGGGCACCGGCATGGGCGGCATGACCTCGATGCAGACGATGTACCACGGCAACCTGCTGGGCAGGAGCAAGCCGAACGACATCCTGCAGGAGGTGCTGCCGAACGTCTTCGCCGGCCACGTCGTGCAGAGCTACATCGGTAGCTACGGCTCGATGATCCACCCGGTCGCCGCCTGCGCGACGGCCGCGGTGTCGGTCGAGGAGGGCGTCGACAAGATCAAGCTCGGCAAGGCTGATTTCGTGGTCGCCGGTGGTTACGACGACCTGACGCTGGAGGCCATCATCGGCTTCGGTGACATGTCGGCCACCGCGGACACCGAGATGATGCGGGCCAAGGGCATCAGCGATTCGAAGTTCTCCCGGGCCAACGACCGTCGACGGCTGGGCTTCGTCGAATCACAGGGCGGCGGAACGATTCTGCTGACCCGCGGTGATCTCGCGGTCCAGATGGGTCTGCCGGTGCTGGCCGTCGTCGCCTACGCGTCGTCGTTCGGTGACGGGGTGCACACCTCGATCCCGGCCCCCGGTCTGGGCGCGCTGAGCGCCGGCCGTGGCGGGCGCGAGTCGCGGCTGGCCCGCGAGCTGGGCAAGCTCGGCGTCGGACCCGACGACATCGCGGTGGTGTCCAAGCACGACACCTCCACGCTGGCCAACGATCCCAACGAGACCGAGCTGCACGAGCGGCTCGCCGCCTCGATGGGCCGGTCCAAGGGTGCGCCGCTGTTCGTGGTCAGCCAGAAGAGCCTGACCGGGCACAGCAAGGGCGGTGCGGCGGCCTTCCAGTTGATGGGGTTGTGCCAGATCCTGCGCGACGGCGTCATCCCGCCGAACCGCAGCCTGGATTGCGTCGACGACGAACTGGACCACGCCCAGCACTTCGTCTGGGTCCGGGAAGCCCTGCACTTCGGGGACAAGTTCCCGCTCAAGGCCGGTCTGGTGACCAGCCTCGGGTTCGGGCACGTGTCCGGTCTGGTGGCGCTGGTGCATCCGCAGGCACTGATCGCGGCCCTGCCCGCCGATCAGCGCGCCGACTACCAGGAGCGGGCCAACGCCCGGGTGCTGGCCGGTCAGCGCAAGCTGGCCTCGGCGATCGCCGGTGGTCCCGCGCTGTACGAGAAGCCGGCCGACCGCCGGTTCGGTGGTGACACCGCGGAGAAGCCTCAGGAAGCGGCGATGCTGCTGGATCCCGCGGCCCGCCTCGGCGTGGACGGCCACTACTCGAAATGA
- a CDS encoding DUF1906 domain-containing protein: protein MPLCRRDLLRCAAAAPAVLGMAATGVTAAPPAAAAPLGVLLDYAAGVIPADDIRASGAIGAIRYVSDRRPGGQWMLGKPIQLAEARDLYRAGLKIVSCYQYGKADTADWLGGRSAGVAHARRGWELHTAAGGPVGAPVYASIDDDPSYEQYKQQVAPYLRGWEALLGHQRTGVYANSKTIEWAVQDGLGSYFWQHNWGSPGRVAHPAAHLHQVEIDARSVGGVGVDVNHALKPSFGQWD from the coding sequence GTGCCACTTTGCCGCCGGGATCTGCTCAGATGCGCGGCCGCGGCGCCCGCCGTTCTCGGGATGGCGGCCACTGGCGTCACTGCCGCACCGCCGGCCGCCGCCGCGCCGCTGGGCGTGCTGCTGGACTACGCGGCCGGGGTGATCCCGGCCGACGACATCCGGGCATCCGGGGCGATCGGCGCCATCCGCTACGTCTCGGATCGGCGCCCCGGCGGCCAGTGGATGTTGGGCAAGCCGATCCAGCTGGCCGAGGCCCGCGATCTGTACCGGGCCGGGCTGAAGATCGTGTCCTGTTATCAGTACGGCAAAGCGGACACCGCGGACTGGCTGGGTGGCCGGAGTGCCGGTGTCGCGCATGCCAGACGCGGCTGGGAACTGCACACCGCTGCCGGCGGGCCGGTCGGCGCGCCGGTGTACGCGTCGATCGACGACGACCCCAGCTACGAGCAGTACAAGCAGCAGGTCGCCCCGTATCTGCGCGGCTGGGAGGCGTTGCTGGGGCACCAGCGCACCGGCGTCTACGCGAATTCCAAGACCATCGAGTGGGCGGTCCAGGACGGCTTGGGCTCCTATTTCTGGCAGCACAATTGGGGCTCGCCGGGCCGGGTGGCGCACCCCGCGGCGCATCTGCATCAGGTGGAGATCGACGCGCGTTCGGTGGGCGGCGTCGGGGTCGACGTCAACCACGCCCTGAAGCCGTCGTTCGGGCAGTGGGACTAA
- a CDS encoding ABC transporter ATP-binding protein has product MPAPLSGLAEHAGISSAGEPRIELIGVRKVFPGRQHDVVAVEGADLAVADGELFAILGPSGSGKTTVLRMIAGFEQPTAGHIKLGGTDVTGVPAQRRDVNTVFQDYALFPHMTVAQNVEYGLKVRGVEKAQRRRRTADALDMVRLAEHAARRPAQLSGGQRQRVALARALVGRPRVLLLDEPLGALDLKLREQMQVELKAIQRDVGITFVIVTHDQDEALTLCDRLAVFNAGRIEQVGAAREVYETPANRFVADFVGTANVFDGDAAQALLGRTGTFAVRPERIAVHASGEAPAAPSRIVEATVAEIIYAGPLTRVTSTAAQGVAITATVLTAASSLPAGLAHGSPVVLSFPDSAVHHLNS; this is encoded by the coding sequence ATGCCCGCACCGTTATCCGGACTCGCCGAGCACGCCGGGATCAGTAGCGCGGGCGAGCCACGCATCGAGCTGATCGGCGTGCGCAAGGTGTTCCCGGGCCGCCAGCACGACGTCGTCGCCGTCGAGGGCGCCGATCTCGCGGTCGCCGACGGCGAGCTGTTCGCCATCCTCGGACCGTCCGGATCGGGCAAGACCACCGTCCTGCGGATGATCGCCGGCTTCGAACAACCGACGGCGGGCCACATCAAGCTGGGCGGCACCGATGTCACCGGCGTCCCCGCCCAGCGCCGGGACGTCAACACGGTGTTCCAGGACTATGCCCTGTTTCCGCACATGACGGTCGCGCAGAACGTCGAGTACGGGCTGAAGGTGCGTGGTGTCGAGAAGGCACAGCGGCGCCGGCGCACGGCCGACGCCCTGGACATGGTGCGGCTGGCCGAGCACGCGGCGCGCCGGCCCGCGCAGCTGTCCGGCGGTCAACGCCAGCGCGTCGCGCTGGCGCGTGCCCTCGTCGGTCGCCCCCGCGTGCTGTTGCTCGACGAGCCGCTGGGGGCACTGGACCTCAAGCTGCGTGAGCAGATGCAGGTCGAACTGAAGGCCATCCAGCGCGACGTCGGGATTACGTTCGTCATCGTCACCCATGACCAGGACGAAGCCCTCACCCTCTGCGATCGGTTGGCGGTGTTCAACGCCGGCCGGATCGAACAGGTCGGTGCCGCCCGTGAGGTGTACGAGACCCCGGCCAACCGGTTCGTCGCCGATTTCGTCGGCACCGCCAACGTGTTCGACGGCGACGCGGCGCAGGCGCTGCTCGGCCGCACCGGCACGTTTGCCGTGCGACCCGAGCGCATCGCGGTGCACGCCTCGGGTGAGGCGCCCGCCGCCCCGAGCCGGATCGTCGAGGCCACCGTGGCCGAGATCATCTACGCCGGCCCGCTGACCAGGGTGACCTCCACCGCCGCCCAGGGGGTGGCCATCACCGCGACGGTGCTCACCGCCGCGAGCTCCCTCCCCGCCGGCTTGGCCCACGGCTCGCCCGTCGTGCTGTCCTTCCCGGATTCCGCCGTCCACCACCTGAACTCCTGA